The nucleotide sequence AGCGCGAGCGCCGAGGCGTTGGCGGCGGTCGCCCGCGCGTGTGACCGCGGGGGCTTCGCGTACATCGCGGTCTGCGACCACACGGCGATTCCGCGCGACCACGCGTCGACGATGGGCACCGAGTGGTGGGACACCATGACGACGCTCGGCTGGCTGGCCGGGATCACCGGCCACGTGCGGTTGCTCAGCCACGTGGCGGTTCTCGCCCACCGGCACCCGATGACGGCGGCGAAGGCCTTCGCGACGCTGGACGTCGTCTCGGGCGGACGTGCGGTCGTCGGGGCGGGTGCCGGGCACGTGGAGGCCGAGTTCGCGATGCTCGGCCGGGATTTCGGCGGTCGCGGTGCCGCACTCGACGAGTCCCTGGAGCTTCTCGACCTCGCCCTGCGCGAGGAGTTCGTGACGTACGCGGGGGAGCGGTTCCGCGTCGACGACATGGGCCAGCGCCCGCGCCCGGTGCAGGTTCCGCGTCCGCCGATCTGGGTGGGCGGTTCGGCGGCACCGGCCCTGCGGCGGGCCGCGCGGTACGGCGACGGCTGGCTGCCGCAGGGGAGTCCGCGCGCGACCTTCCCCGGGCAGGTCGCGCAACTGCGGCGGCTGCGCGAGGAGTTCGGCCGCGCGGACGAGCCGCTGGACATCGGGGCCATTCCCGAGCCGCTGTACGTCGGCACCCCCGGCTGGGACGTCGGCGACCGGACGGTGACCGGCAGCCCGGAGCGCATCGCCGAGTCGCTGCGCTGGTACCGGGAGCAGGGGGCGCACCAGGTGCA is from Yinghuangia sp. ASG 101 and encodes:
- a CDS encoding LLM class flavin-dependent oxidoreductase, producing the protein MAAILGSGGLHYGMQLPIQAQSALFAEEWEKSASAEALAAVARACDRGGFAYIAVCDHTAIPRDHASTMGTEWWDTMTTLGWLAGITGHVRLLSHVAVLAHRHPMTAAKAFATLDVVSGGRAVVGAGAGHVEAEFAMLGRDFGGRGAALDESLELLDLALREEFVTYAGERFRVDDMGQRPRPVQVPRPPIWVGGSAAPALRRAARYGDGWLPQGSPRATFPGQVAQLRRLREEFGRADEPLDIGAIPEPLYVGTPGWDVGDRTVTGSPERIAESLRWYREQGAHQVQVRFRSRDPKELIGQIEVFAGEVAPLLGGGR